The following coding sequences are from one Desulfosporosinus orientis DSM 765 window:
- a CDS encoding phosphoribosylformylglycinamidine synthase, which translates to MEVQAVKRIYVEKRSGYDIEAQGLYNDLIENLGIKGLQGLRVINRYDISGITDEEYVKSRPIIFAEPPLDLVYDEELEISKEDRVFAMEYLPGQYDQRADSAAQCVQILTQKERPTIASAKVMVLKGQLSDEEFQKIKDYCINPVESREASLEKPDRLEFDSEIPQDVAIIDGFIEMPAPELLKFFQETGLAMSYEDLEFCQKYFRENEQRNPSITEIRVIDTYWSDHCRHTTFNTKIDAVSLPEGDFARPLNQAYQEYLASRDYVYGPAASQRDVCLMDIAVLGMKELKKRGELPDLDLSDEINACSIVVNVDIDGQDEEWLVMFKNETHNHPTEIEPFGGAATCLGGAIRDPLSGRTYVYQAMRVTGSGDPRAKLEDTLPGKLPQSKITRGAAAGYSSYGNQIGLATGQVTEVYDEGFIAKRMEVGAVIAAAPRKNVVREAPQPGDIVVLVGGRTGRDGCGGATGSSKEHTTESLLTCGAEVQKGNPPTERKIQRLFRNEQVSRMIKRCNDFGAGGVSVAIGELTDGLEINLDAVPKKYEGLDGTELAISESQERMAVVIRAEDFEGFVKYAQEENLEATLVAQVSVQPRLTMKWRGKKIVDLSREFLNTNGVKQRTTIQAGLPEAENNYFRKLPEKANQTSLKDAWLANLSDLNVCSQKGLVERFDSTIGMASVLMPLGGKYQLTPAEGMVAKLPVLAGETKTATIMTYGYNPQLAKWSPFHGALYAVVDAVTKVVALGGDYRQVRLTLQEYFERLGKDPEKWGKPFSALLGAFYAQKKLGIPAIGGKDSMSGTFMDLNVPPTLVAFAVTVGDAGKVVSQEFKKSGSQVVLIKGVRDENEIPDFRNLSKNYTAIHNLIQGEKVLAAHTVRVGGLAAALSKMAFGNGIGLVFRDSIDSQDLFSPDYGSIVLEIADSIDLSEALAGIEYQPLGVTQAAPVISVNGVDIDLEAAQKAWENPLEKVFPTQTEKVAEPQSISYKLRNTQPPSGKVAKPRIFIPVFPGTNCEYDSAKAFEKAGGIVETLVIRNLSASQVEQSIHEMVKKINQAQIVMLPGGFSAGDEPDGSGKFIATMFRNPWISEAVAELMNQRDGLMLGICNGFQALIKLGLVPYGEIVDLMEDYPTLTYNKIGRHVSSMVQTKVVSVLSPWFSGVNLGDIHTVPVSHGEGRFVASPEIIQTLIDNGQVATQYVDLTGKPSNEVIYTPNGSFEAIEGITSPDGRILGKMAHSERTGSEIAKNVPGNKYQPIFEGGVNYFRG; encoded by the coding sequence ATGGAAGTACAGGCTGTAAAACGAATCTATGTGGAAAAAAGGTCGGGCTATGATATTGAAGCCCAAGGTCTCTATAATGACTTAATCGAGAATTTAGGGATCAAAGGACTACAAGGCTTGAGAGTCATTAACCGCTATGATATTTCTGGAATTACGGATGAGGAGTACGTGAAGTCCCGTCCCATTATCTTTGCTGAGCCGCCTCTGGATTTAGTGTATGACGAAGAACTGGAAATTTCCAAGGAAGACCGAGTCTTTGCCATGGAATATTTACCTGGTCAGTATGACCAGCGGGCAGATTCCGCAGCCCAGTGCGTACAGATTTTAACTCAGAAGGAGCGCCCCACCATTGCTTCAGCTAAAGTCATGGTGCTGAAGGGGCAGCTATCTGATGAGGAGTTTCAGAAAATCAAGGATTATTGCATTAACCCTGTTGAATCCCGGGAAGCAAGTCTGGAGAAGCCGGACAGATTAGAGTTCGATTCGGAAATTCCGCAGGATGTAGCAATTATTGATGGCTTTATTGAAATGCCGGCACCGGAACTTCTTAAGTTCTTTCAAGAAACGGGACTGGCCATGAGCTATGAGGATTTAGAGTTCTGCCAGAAGTATTTCCGTGAGAATGAGCAGCGAAATCCGTCAATTACTGAAATTCGAGTTATTGACACCTATTGGTCGGACCATTGCCGGCATACCACCTTTAATACGAAGATTGATGCTGTTTCTTTGCCGGAGGGGGACTTCGCCCGCCCGCTGAACCAGGCCTATCAGGAATATCTGGCCTCCAGGGATTATGTCTATGGACCTGCTGCCTCCCAGCGGGATGTCTGTCTGATGGACATCGCTGTCTTAGGGATGAAAGAGCTGAAAAAGCGGGGAGAACTGCCGGACCTGGATCTCTCGGATGAGATCAATGCCTGCAGTATTGTTGTCAACGTGGATATAGATGGACAGGATGAAGAATGGTTAGTGATGTTTAAAAATGAAACTCATAACCATCCTACAGAAATTGAGCCCTTTGGCGGCGCTGCTACCTGCTTGGGAGGAGCTATCCGCGATCCCTTGTCCGGCCGTACCTATGTCTACCAAGCCATGCGGGTAACGGGAAGCGGAGATCCCAGAGCCAAACTGGAGGACACACTGCCGGGCAAATTGCCGCAAAGCAAAATCACCCGGGGAGCAGCCGCAGGCTACAGCTCCTATGGCAATCAAATCGGCTTGGCTACGGGACAGGTAACGGAAGTCTACGATGAAGGGTTTATCGCTAAACGTATGGAAGTCGGGGCAGTGATCGCAGCTGCTCCCCGTAAAAATGTGGTTCGGGAAGCTCCTCAGCCTGGGGATATCGTCGTTTTAGTCGGCGGCAGAACCGGGCGGGACGGCTGCGGCGGAGCGACAGGTTCTTCCAAAGAACATACTACGGAGTCGCTGTTGACTTGCGGAGCCGAGGTTCAAAAGGGCAACCCTCCTACGGAACGGAAAATTCAGCGCCTTTTCCGCAATGAACAGGTCAGCAGGATGATTAAACGCTGTAATGATTTTGGGGCAGGCGGCGTATCCGTTGCCATTGGTGAATTAACGGATGGTTTAGAGATTAACCTGGATGCCGTCCCCAAAAAATATGAAGGCCTTGACGGAACAGAACTGGCCATTTCGGAATCTCAGGAGCGTATGGCAGTTGTTATTCGTGCTGAGGATTTTGAGGGCTTTGTAAAATATGCTCAAGAGGAAAACCTGGAAGCAACCTTAGTCGCCCAGGTAAGTGTACAGCCCCGTCTGACCATGAAGTGGCGGGGAAAGAAAATCGTTGATCTCAGCCGGGAGTTTCTTAATACAAACGGCGTAAAACAGAGGACAACCATTCAGGCCGGTTTGCCTGAAGCAGAAAACAACTACTTCCGCAAACTGCCGGAAAAAGCAAATCAAACCTCTTTAAAAGATGCCTGGCTGGCGAATTTATCCGATTTGAACGTCTGCAGTCAAAAAGGCTTGGTGGAGAGGTTTGACAGCACTATTGGGATGGCGTCTGTGCTGATGCCCTTAGGCGGAAAATATCAGCTCACCCCTGCGGAAGGTATGGTGGCTAAACTCCCGGTGCTGGCAGGAGAAACCAAGACAGCAACCATAATGACCTATGGCTATAACCCTCAATTAGCGAAGTGGAGTCCTTTTCATGGAGCTTTATATGCCGTCGTTGATGCCGTCACCAAGGTTGTAGCTTTGGGAGGGGATTACCGCCAGGTTCGCCTTACCCTGCAGGAGTATTTTGAACGCTTAGGCAAAGATCCGGAAAAATGGGGGAAACCTTTCAGCGCTTTGCTGGGAGCCTTTTACGCTCAGAAGAAGTTAGGTATCCCGGCTATCGGCGGTAAAGACAGCATGTCAGGAACTTTCATGGATTTAAATGTCCCGCCAACTTTGGTAGCCTTTGCGGTTACTGTGGGAGATGCCGGTAAAGTTGTGTCACAAGAATTCAAAAAGAGCGGCAGTCAGGTTGTCTTAATCAAAGGGGTTCGTGACGAAAACGAGATTCCGGACTTCCGGAATCTAAGCAAGAACTATACAGCCATTCATAACCTGATTCAAGGCGAAAAGGTTTTGGCTGCTCATACTGTACGGGTGGGAGGGCTGGCAGCAGCCCTCAGCAAAATGGCCTTTGGCAATGGTATTGGTCTGGTCTTCAGGGATTCCATAGATAGTCAAGATTTGTTTTCTCCGGACTATGGTTCCATAGTCCTGGAGATTGCTGACTCCATTGACCTGTCCGAAGCTTTGGCAGGTATTGAGTACCAACCCTTGGGAGTCACCCAGGCTGCCCCGGTAATCTCAGTTAATGGTGTGGATATTGACCTCGAGGCAGCTCAAAAGGCTTGGGAAAACCCTCTGGAGAAAGTCTTTCCCACTCAGACTGAAAAGGTTGCCGAACCCCAAAGCATAAGCTATAAATTGCGGAATACCCAGCCCCCTTCTGGGAAAGTGGCAAAACCCAGGATCTTTATTCCGGTTTTTCCGGGAACGAATTGCGAATACGATTCGGCTAAGGCCTTTGAGAAAGCCGGAGGTATCGTTGAAACCTTAGTCATCAGAAATCTCAGCGCTTCCCAAGTAGAGCAATCCATCCATGAGATGGTTAAAAAAATTAATCAGGCCCAAATCGTTATGCTCCCGGGAGGCTTCAGCGCCGGGGACGAACCAGATGGTTCCGGCAAATTCATTGCTACAATGTTCCGGAATCCCTGGATTAGTGAGGCAGTAGCTGAGCTGATGAATCAAAGGGATGGCCTGATGCTGGGAATTTGTAATGGCTTTCAGGCTTTAATCAAGCTTGGCCTGGTACCCTATGGCGAAATTGTTGATTTAATGGAGGATTATCCAACACTGACCTATAACAAAATAGGCCGTCACGTTTCCAGTATGGTTCAAACCAAAGTAGTTTCTGTTTTATCGCCATGGTTTAGCGGCGTTAATCTGGGTGACATTCATACCGTACCTGTTTCTCACGGGGAAGGGCGGTTTGTCGCTAGCCCGGAGATTATCCAGACCTTAATCGACAATGGACAAGTTGCTACTCAATATGTGGATCTGACGGGGAAACCCAGCAATGAAGTAATTTATACGCCCAATGGTTCCTTTGAAGCCATTGAGGGCATTACCAGCCCAGACGGACGAATTTTGGGTAAAATGGCTCATTCCGAAAGAACGGGTTCGGAGATTGCCAAAAATGTCCCGGGGAATAAATATCAACCTATTTTTGAGGGCGGGGTCAACTATTTCAGAGGCTAG
- a CDS encoding amino acid ABC transporter ATP-binding protein encodes MKMIRMSNIHKHFGSLQVLNGVSLEVDKGEIISIIGPSGSGKSTLLRCMNQLEKIDRGVVEIEGVVVEAVGDKEKTITATQQEIKASFRKMGMVFQSFNLFPHMTALGNVIEAPMLVNKMAKEDAIQIAEKQLDKVGLLAKKDVYPSKLSGGQKQRVAIARALAMNPDIMLFDEPTSALDPELIGEVLSVIKTLAQEHMTMVIVTHEMSFAREISDRVIFMDGGKILEDCTPVEFFENPRHPRIKTFLEKML; translated from the coding sequence ATGAAAATGATTCGTATGAGTAATATTCATAAACATTTCGGAAGCCTGCAGGTCTTAAACGGAGTTTCTTTGGAAGTGGACAAAGGAGAGATCATTTCCATTATTGGTCCCAGCGGCTCAGGAAAAAGCACCTTGCTGCGCTGTATGAATCAATTGGAAAAAATCGATCGAGGAGTTGTTGAAATAGAAGGGGTTGTCGTAGAGGCTGTCGGTGATAAAGAAAAAACCATAACGGCAACACAACAGGAAATCAAGGCCAGCTTTCGCAAAATGGGCATGGTTTTCCAAAGCTTTAACTTGTTTCCTCATATGACGGCTCTGGGGAATGTCATCGAGGCACCTATGCTTGTCAATAAAATGGCGAAAGAGGATGCCATCCAAATCGCAGAGAAGCAATTGGATAAAGTCGGTTTATTGGCCAAAAAAGATGTCTATCCCTCTAAATTATCCGGAGGGCAGAAACAACGGGTAGCTATAGCCAGAGCATTGGCTATGAACCCGGACATTATGCTTTTTGATGAGCCCACCTCGGCCTTGGACCCGGAGTTGATTGGTGAAGTGTTAAGTGTCATCAAAACTCTGGCCCAAGAGCATATGACCATGGTAATCGTAACTCATGAAATGAGTTTTGCAAGGGAAATTTCCGATCGAGTGATTTTTATGGATGGCGGAAAAATCCTTGAAGACTGCACTCCCGTCGAATTTTTTGAAAATCCCCGTCACCCCAGGATCAAAACCTTTTTGGAAAAAATGCTTTAA
- a CDS encoding putative holin-like toxin — protein sequence MKTYETFMIVIGSCSLLISLLALIVEVIRTILK from the coding sequence ATGAAAACATATGAGACGTTTATGATTGTTATCGGGTCCTGTTCCTTACTAATTAGTTTACTAGCTTTAATCGTGGAGGTGATAAGAACAATTTTAAAATGA
- the dinB gene encoding DNA polymerase IV, whose amino-acid sequence MDIWANCRKILHVDMDAFYASVEQRDDPSLKGKPVVVGGKPESRGVVSAASYEARKYGIHSAMPLAEALRRCPEAVFLPVNGRKYQDVSAQIMEIFLTYTPLVEPLSLDEAFLDITASTSLFGSAEKIALTIKQRIQQELDLMASVGVACNKFLAKLASDLKKPDGFVIVPPDKIQEFLDPLPVERIWGVGDKTAQQLHRCHVKTVKDLRRLELKDLTKLFGTLGTQLYHLARGMDERPVESDRTVKSIGHETTFAQDLADYEVLKTTLLKLAIDVGRRLRKKSLKGKTVTIKVRYADFRTLTRSHTLLCATDLDDVIYQEACSLLEEVSLKEPLRLIGVTMHNLTDRTENQLSLFEDPQPDKEALTKALDLVKEKYGEKSITRARLL is encoded by the coding sequence ATGGACATTTGGGCGAACTGTCGAAAAATATTGCATGTGGATATGGATGCTTTCTATGCTTCCGTGGAGCAGCGGGATGACCCTTCTTTGAAAGGTAAGCCCGTTGTCGTGGGAGGCAAACCTGAAAGCCGCGGGGTTGTATCGGCGGCATCCTATGAAGCCCGCAAGTACGGTATCCACTCGGCAATGCCTCTGGCAGAAGCATTGCGACGCTGTCCGGAAGCTGTGTTTCTGCCGGTGAATGGGCGGAAATACCAGGATGTATCGGCACAGATCATGGAGATTTTTTTGACGTATACTCCCTTAGTTGAGCCGCTGTCCTTAGATGAAGCATTCTTGGATATTACGGCATCGACAAGTCTCTTTGGCTCTGCAGAAAAAATAGCTTTGACCATTAAACAACGTATTCAACAAGAGCTGGACCTAATGGCATCGGTTGGCGTGGCTTGTAATAAGTTTTTAGCAAAATTGGCCTCAGATCTGAAAAAACCGGATGGTTTTGTGATTGTTCCGCCGGATAAAATTCAAGAGTTTCTTGACCCCCTGCCAGTAGAAAGAATTTGGGGAGTCGGAGATAAAACGGCACAGCAGCTCCATAGATGCCATGTGAAGACTGTTAAGGATTTGCGTCGTTTGGAGCTGAAGGATTTAACGAAGCTTTTCGGCACCCTAGGAACTCAGCTTTATCATTTGGCGCGGGGCATGGACGAGCGGCCCGTAGAAAGTGATAGGACGGTTAAATCTATCGGCCATGAGACCACCTTTGCCCAGGATCTCGCGGATTATGAAGTGCTGAAGACCACTTTGTTAAAACTGGCCATTGACGTAGGGCGGAGACTGCGAAAAAAATCCCTGAAAGGCAAGACCGTCACCATCAAAGTAAGGTACGCTGACTTTCGGACTTTGACTCGTTCTCACACCCTTTTGTGCGCCACGGATCTTGACGACGTGATTTATCAGGAAGCCTGCTCTTTGCTGGAGGAAGTTTCCCTTAAAGAACCCCTCCGCTTGATTGGTGTGACAATGCACAATTTAACAGACCGGACAGAAAATCAGCTTTCGCTGTTTGAAGATCCTCAGCCGGACAAAGAAGCCCTCACCAAAGCCCTGGATTTAGTTAAAGAAAAATATGGGGAAAAGAGTATTACCCGAGCAAGGCTATTATAA
- a CDS encoding LysR family transcriptional regulator — translation MRLKQLYYLVEVYKNKSISLTSKLIYVSQPTISEALKSLENEVGANLFYRDAQGLKLTKIGEETVQYAEQILSLCEKIKGNALEQKSKVNSLSGKLLVYTVPTISHSIIPEVINSFSEVHANISIKIIEESIQNIINNIQKGLGDIGLITSTKLLLCKHNLLEGVRYEQLSKSKLYVYASKNSPISKNKTITFKEALKCPIVVSDFYEDGLDDQYDYGEPNIVLKSNNMETGFKLISEGRAIGFASHYVVSKSPFFIKDHVTYIPIRDDMDYAVGYIWKNDSTITPQAQEFLKSFKSFL, via the coding sequence GTGAGGTTAAAACAATTATATTACCTTGTTGAAGTGTATAAAAATAAATCTATTAGCTTAACATCGAAGCTAATATATGTCAGTCAACCAACAATAAGTGAAGCCTTGAAGAGTTTGGAGAATGAAGTAGGCGCTAATTTATTCTATCGAGATGCTCAGGGCTTGAAATTAACAAAAATTGGAGAAGAAACCGTACAATATGCGGAGCAGATTTTATCTTTATGTGAGAAAATCAAAGGAAATGCGCTGGAGCAAAAATCAAAAGTTAATTCACTGAGCGGTAAACTGCTTGTTTATACCGTTCCGACAATCAGCCATTCCATAATACCTGAGGTAATTAATTCGTTTTCTGAAGTCCATGCCAATATTTCTATAAAAATTATAGAAGAAAGCATTCAGAATATTATTAATAATATTCAAAAGGGACTCGGCGATATTGGCTTAATTACTTCAACAAAGTTGTTACTTTGTAAGCATAATTTGCTAGAAGGAGTTCGTTATGAACAGTTATCTAAAAGTAAACTTTATGTGTATGCCTCCAAAAACTCTCCTATTTCGAAAAATAAAACCATCACTTTTAAAGAAGCACTTAAATGTCCTATAGTCGTATCTGATTTCTATGAAGATGGTTTGGATGACCAATACGATTATGGAGAACCCAATATTGTATTAAAGTCTAATAATATGGAAACAGGATTCAAGCTAATAAGCGAAGGCCGGGCCATTGGATTTGCCAGTCACTATGTTGTCTCTAAAAGTCCATTTTTTATTAAAGATCATGTCACCTATATACCAATTAGAGATGATATGGATTATGCAGTGGGATATATATGGAAAAATGATTCCACAATTACCCCTCAGGCTCAGGAATTTTTAAAGTCTTTTAAATCTTTTCTGTAA
- a CDS encoding MFS transporter, which translates to MAGSTVNGAAFFDGREISRCQRQFLWIAALAYAFDQVDIMNFAFASPVLMKSYGWTMENVARVNSSNMIGMFFGALFGGWIADRIGRKRGLITCIAIFSLASLITASMVDYQAYVVLRFFAGFGTIGMVTIAMGYISEMMPAERRGKVQAMTIASGTIAIPMAAIFAKIIIPISPNSWRCIFILGGLGIILIFFSFKMLRESPRWLVSKGRLEEAARVLEEISPGATLPDNAYELARNKNASYAETIKVIFSKNYIGRTITVFIVVFAATLGTFYLMAFYPAVHLKMGFTASMIASLAIYQNLTVPFGDFGVSFVADKGGRKNPIVVYFLISGFLFILQGLFSNTLPISIIFLIRGLFTSGAMTLTWTYLAESYPTHIRASANGIMFGTGRILASLLLFTVPLVFQTYGYFGVHLVNGLLYIVPAFVVLAVGQKTAKISLEALHLSKDM; encoded by the coding sequence GTGGCCGGATCTACAGTAAATGGAGCCGCATTTTTTGATGGAAGGGAAATTAGCCGTTGTCAAAGACAATTCCTATGGATAGCTGCTCTCGCATATGCATTTGATCAGGTGGATATTATGAATTTTGCTTTTGCCTCTCCTGTATTGATGAAGAGCTACGGTTGGACTATGGAGAATGTGGCTCGCGTCAATTCGTCTAATATGATTGGCATGTTTTTCGGAGCACTTTTCGGAGGCTGGATAGCTGACAGGATTGGACGAAAACGGGGACTGATTACTTGTATTGCAATTTTCTCATTAGCTTCTCTGATAACTGCTAGCATGGTTGATTATCAAGCTTATGTTGTTCTGCGTTTCTTTGCAGGTTTCGGCACTATTGGAATGGTAACAATCGCAATGGGTTATATTTCAGAAATGATGCCCGCAGAACGAAGAGGTAAGGTACAGGCAATGACAATTGCAAGCGGAACTATTGCAATACCAATGGCCGCTATTTTTGCAAAAATTATTATTCCTATTTCGCCGAATTCCTGGCGTTGTATATTTATTCTAGGCGGATTAGGCATAATCTTAATATTTTTTTCTTTCAAAATGCTTAGGGAGTCGCCACGCTGGCTGGTTTCAAAAGGACGTTTAGAAGAGGCGGCCAGAGTTCTTGAAGAAATATCACCGGGAGCAACCCTTCCGGATAACGCCTATGAACTAGCAAGAAACAAAAATGCCAGTTATGCCGAGACCATTAAGGTTATCTTCAGCAAGAACTATATTGGAAGAACTATTACTGTATTCATCGTTGTTTTCGCAGCAACATTGGGAACTTTCTATTTGATGGCTTTTTATCCTGCCGTTCATTTGAAAATGGGCTTTACAGCATCAATGATTGCATCTCTTGCCATTTATCAAAATTTAACGGTCCCCTTTGGTGATTTTGGTGTCTCGTTTGTTGCGGACAAAGGAGGAAGAAAAAATCCAATCGTTGTCTATTTCCTCATTTCAGGCTTTCTGTTCATTTTACAAGGATTGTTCAGTAATACATTACCTATCAGCATTATTTTCTTGATTAGAGGATTATTTACTTCCGGTGCTATGACATTGACCTGGACATATCTTGCAGAGTCTTATCCGACACATATCCGGGCCAGTGCCAATGGAATCATGTTCGGAACCGGAAGGATATTGGCATCACTTTTGCTGTTCACTGTTCCGCTTGTATTCCAAACATATGGTTATTTTGGAGTACATTTGGTCAACGGATTGCTGTATATCGTTCCGGCATTTGTCGTATTAGCAGTCGGGCAGAAAACGGCTAAGATTTCTCTCGAAGCATTACATTTATCAAAAGATATGTAA
- a CDS encoding TraB/GumN family protein, whose product MPNENIHRIEMDGRQIILIGTAHVSKKSAEEVKELIEEEKPDTVCVELCQSRYQAIQDAERWKNTDIVKIIKQGQSLVLLINLIMSAYQKRLAKQFDIKPGQEMIQGIESAKQLGATLCLADRDIQTTMRRLWRGLGFWGKAKLFYQLIVSLVADEEISEEELEKMKSEDMLTTVLNEMADSFPSLKSVIVDERDKYLAQKIKDTTGDKVVAVLGAAHIPGIKRELENDNNLEELAKVQPASKTAKIIGWSIPFLILLIIISTFSVDKASGMDQIVSWILWNGALASIGSMLAFGHPITILVAFLVAPISSLSPLLAAGWFAGLTEALIKKPNVQDFENISEDVSSLKGFWRNKVTHILLVVVLTNLGSTFGTLIGGVDVLKKFVNIF is encoded by the coding sequence TTGCCCAACGAGAATATTCATCGCATCGAAATGGACGGCAGGCAAATAATCTTAATCGGCACCGCTCATGTCTCTAAAAAAAGTGCCGAAGAAGTTAAAGAGCTTATTGAAGAAGAAAAACCCGATACAGTTTGTGTAGAGTTATGTCAATCCCGTTATCAAGCGATTCAGGATGCGGAAAGATGGAAAAATACAGATATTGTTAAGATTATTAAACAGGGACAATCTCTTGTTTTGCTGATTAACTTAATTATGTCCGCTTATCAGAAAAGGTTAGCCAAACAGTTCGACATCAAACCGGGGCAGGAAATGATCCAAGGTATTGAATCGGCGAAGCAGCTGGGTGCCACACTCTGTTTAGCGGATCGGGACATTCAGACAACCATGCGAAGATTGTGGCGGGGCCTGGGGTTCTGGGGCAAAGCGAAGTTGTTTTACCAGCTGATTGTAAGCCTGGTAGCTGATGAAGAGATCAGCGAAGAAGAACTGGAAAAAATGAAAAGTGAGGATATGCTTACCACTGTCTTAAATGAAATGGCAGACTCATTTCCTTCATTAAAATCAGTTATTGTTGATGAGCGGGATAAGTACCTGGCCCAGAAAATCAAAGACACTACAGGGGATAAGGTAGTAGCGGTATTAGGGGCAGCGCATATTCCCGGCATAAAAAGAGAACTGGAGAACGACAACAATCTGGAGGAACTTGCCAAGGTTCAGCCGGCGTCAAAAACCGCCAAAATCATTGGCTGGTCTATTCCCTTTCTTATCCTGCTGATTATCATCTCAACGTTTTCCGTGGATAAAGCCTCGGGAATGGATCAGATTGTAAGCTGGATTCTTTGGAACGGGGCCCTGGCGTCTATTGGATCTATGCTGGCCTTTGGACACCCAATAACAATCCTGGTGGCTTTTCTGGTTGCCCCCATCAGCTCCTTAAGTCCTCTTTTGGCGGCAGGCTGGTTTGCAGGTCTTACTGAAGCCTTGATCAAAAAGCCCAATGTGCAGGATTTTGAAAACATCTCAGAAGATGTCAGCTCCTTAAAAGGCTTTTGGCGCAACAAAGTCACACATATCCTCTTAGTTGTGGTTTTGACAAATCTGGGCAGTACTTTTGGAACCCTTATTGGCGGCGTGGATGTGCTCAAAAAGTTTGTTAATATTTTTTAA